GCCATGGCCCTTTAACAGACTTGAACGGGGATGTGCTAAAAGGGACTAGCTATAACAAGCACTTCCCTTTTGTAAGCCCTTTCCAGTTCATTTTTGACGCTCGTTACAATTGGCATAAAACCACCATTGGTATTTCTAGCTATTTTTATAGCCGTGCTTATAGCGGGATTAGCAACAGTGCAGCAGGAGGCTATTACGGAATGCAATATTATAGTGGGGGGAACAACTATGAAAGCGTTCTCAATAGCGGTTATCAATGCGAAGCTTGGTGTATGACCCAACATGAAGGGCTATTGCCTTGGTATTGGGTGTGGAATATCCAAGTGAGCCAAATTTTTTGGGAAAACGGGAGACACAGAGTTACAGGAAGTTTGCAAATCAACAACATCTTCAACATGAAGTATTATTTTACAGGGATTGGCTCTAGCCCTGCAGGCTTGCAACCTGCACCTGGAAGATCGGTTACAGCGTATTTGAACTACACTTTCTAAAGGCTTTAAAAAGGAGGGGGATTGTTGTGCTATGGTGAGCCGCTCAAATGAGCTACTTAGCGATTTGATTGAGATGATGGAATCTTCATTTAAGAACGCTCCAAATAAGTCTCTTTGAGGCTGGCCTTAGCCCTTTGCCAATTGGGCAAATACAAACTCAATAAATCCCTAAAATATTCGTTATGGTGGTGCGCTTTTAAACGCAATAATTCATGCACAACCACATATTCAATGCCCTCGCTAGGCGCTTTAGCCAGTTCCAAATTAAAAAGCAAGGTGCGTTTAGCCATGTTGCAACTCCCCCATATCCGTTTCATTTTTTGGATTTTAAAGCTTTGTATGCTTTCGTTTAAAATCTTTTCATACTGGTTGATGTAGGTTTGTATTTTTTCTCTTAAGACTTGTCTGTAATAGTCTTCCAACACTTTTAAGCGGTTTTTTAAGCTTGTTTTTTGACTAGCATGCAAGATTAAATATTTAGGGCTTTTAAGGACGAAGTGTTTTTGCGTGGTGTGTTCCATCTTTAACAGATAGCGTTTCCCAAAAAGATAATGGCTTTCTCTTTCTAACATCCCTCTTTGGCTTTGTCTGTTTTGGTTTAAAAAATTTTGTTGCTGTTCTTTGATCCAAGGGAGTCTTTTAATCAAAGAAAGCCTGAGACCCTCATCGCTTAAAGCTAGGGGGCAAGACACATGCACAGAGCCATCAGGCGGGCAAACGCTAATATGTAAATGCTTAATATCCTTTTTTTCTATAGCGATGTCTGTATCGTTTAAAGTCAAACAATAAGCCTTCATTAACAATACTCCTCTGTGTTTTTGGCTAAATTAAAGATCTCTTCTAACAAATCACCTTTTATGATTTGTTTTAAAGCGTTTTTAAGGATTCTTTCTTTTATAAGATGCCCCACCCAATCAGCTTTTTTATTACCCCTTATGCATGCGTCTATTTCTAGGGCTAAGGCTTCATTTCCATCTAAATTATCATAGAGGGTTTTTAAAGCGTCAGTGTTGATCTTTTCAGGGTAATTTTTATCTTTTTTATGGATAACTTGTTTGGCTAAATCGTGGATTTGTTGCAAGTATTCTAAATGGGTTAATTTCTTTTCTCTAAACTGGCTGATCAAATCGTTTAAAAGCGAAGATAAATTTTCGTAATATTTAGGATCGCTCGCTTCTTCTTCTATAATGCGTTTTCTGGTGTTGTTAGCGATGCTTTCTGCCATAGAGCTTTCGTTTTTAAACACTTGAGACAGCACCTTATTAAAATCATTAACATCCATTTGGGCTAAAACTTCGCACAGCCCTTGATCTTGCATTTTAATTAGCGTCTTGCTATCCGTGGCTTTAATGTAAGCGTCTAAGATCCAGTGCATGTATTCGCTATAGCTTTTTAAATCCACGCTATCCCCACTATTTAAGCCAATCACCTTTTGTAAATGCCTATAATCTTGCACTTCTTGTTTGATTTTTTGCATTTCTTCTTTAGAATAAACGGGATTTTCTGAGTTGTTCAATTCCACAAACATCCTTAAAAACGCGCCAACAAGCTGGTAAAACAACCGCCTTTTTTGAGCGTTTTTTTCCAAATCGCTCCCACAAAAATAAGCGATATAATCCGTTTCATCTTTGGGCTCTTCCACGCTTTCACAAAGCGATCTTAACTGCCCTCTAATTTCTTCTAATTTTTTCTTAATCTTTTGGGTTTTGTCAGAGATAAGCCCTTGAATGTCTTCTCTTTCATAGTTTTCAAACGCCCCATTAGTGTAATCGCTGTGCGCTTCTTGCAAGCTATCAAACAAATCGCTATAGTCTATGATGTGGCCAAAATCCTTATCTCCACCATCCAGCCTATTCACCCTGCACACCGCTTGAAAAAACCCATGATCTTGCATTTTCTTATCAATGTATAAATAAGTGAGGCTTGGCGCATCAAAACCGGTCAATAGCTTATCCACCACGATCAATAGCTTCATCCTAATAGGCTCTTTAATAAAACGCCTTTTAACTTCTTCTTCAAATTCTTTGGTTTTATTAAGGGCATTTTTCTCATCTTTTTCATTAAAAAATTTTTGCAGCATTTCGCAATAAGTGCGGTATTTGTAACTCTCTTCGCTCTCATCGCTCCCGCATTTAAGATCGGCAATATTGGGTTCATAGCTTGTGATCACAGCCACCTTATCTTTTAATTCTGTTTTTGAAAAGAGTTCAAAATACCGGCATGCGTTATACACGCTTTCAGCCACTAGCATGGCATTCCCCTTTCCATTCTTTAATCTTGGGAGTTTTGCCATATCCAACACAATATCTTGCACAATATGTTCCAATCTGTCTTTAGTGGAAAAAAGTTTTTGCAAATTAACCCATTTCTTTTTAAGCTTTGCTTTGGCCGCATCATTCAAGTTTTGGGTTTTTAATTCAAAATATTCGTTTAGCTTTTTATCGTTACTGACATATTGATCCACGCTCCTGGCTTCATAAGTTAAATCTAACACCACTTTATCGCTAACGGCTTCATTGAATTTATAGCAATGGATATAATTCCCAAACACTTCCTGGCTTGTCTTTTTATCTTGTTTCAACAAAGGCGTGCCGCTAAAGGCTATAAAAATCGCATTAGGGAGCAGGCTTTTCATGGCGTTGTGCAATTTACCGCTTTGGGTTCTGTGGCATTCATCCACTAAAACAATCCATTCTTTTAAAACGGGTTGTTTTTTAAGTCTTCTAAGTCGTTGTCATCAAATTTATGCACAAGCGAGCTAACCAAAGATTTCTTATTTTCAAACAATGCGCTCAATAAATCCTTCTTGCTTTCTGTGCGATGCATTTTCTCGCCTGTTCTCTCAAACACGCTTTGAATTTGAGCGTCTAATTCCCTCCTGTCTGTAACGATTAAAATCCTTGGTTCTTTGGTATTACTTTTTATCCATTTAGTCAGCCACACCATAGTGAGGCTCTTGCCACTGCCTTGCGTGTGCCAGATAATCCCCCCTTCTTTTCTGCGGATAAATTCTTGCGTTTTTTTAACCGCAAAATACTGGTGGAACCTGGCGCATTTCTTTTGACCTTTATCAAAAATCAAAAAATCATGGATAAATTCTAAAAACCTTTCTTTTTTTAAAAAGCATCCAATCGTCTCAAACAAATTTTTTTGAACGCCCTCTTCTTTCCAAGAAAGGTAGTATTTTTCTTCCGTCTTTATGACGCCGTATTTTAGCCCTTGACTTTCATTGCCCGCCATAACCAATTGGATCGTTTTAAAAAAATCTCCAATAAATTCTTTCTTTTGGTTGTCTAAATTTTGCCTGATAGTGCTTTCTACGCTCACGCTGGATTTTTTTAATTCTAACACCCCTAAAGCGATCCCATTAACATAAAGCACCACATCCGGCCGTTTCATGTTTGGCCCTTTAACGCTCACTTCTTCAGCCACGCTAAATTCATTCTTAGAAACATCTTTCCAATCAATGAGCCAACTTGTTTGGGTTGGTTCATTCTGGCTTATTTTCGTTTTCACGCCATAAATTAAAAGCCCGTAAAATTTTTGATTCGCTTCGTATAAGTCGTTTTTTAAAGCGTTATTGATTTCATGCTCAATTTTATGCCACCTTTCATTATTGATTTTTTGATTTTTAACTAGCCATGCTTTCAAGCTTTCTTTATTAATGTTTTCATTATCGCTCTTTATTAAATCCCCTAAATACGCATAGCCCATGGTTTTAAAAGTTTCTATGACTTGTTTTTGAGCTTCTTTTTCTGTTTTCACCATAAACCCCTTAAGAACGCTTTTTATCGCTTTATATTATAATCCTAAAAACAAAATAGGGCGATTAGAATGGCGATCAAAAAAAGCGAATTGTATAGCTCTTTATGGGCTGGGGCGGATAGCTTAAGGGGCGGAATGGATGCGAGCGAGTATAAAAACTATGTTTTGAACCTGCTTTTTTTTAAAATACATCAGCGATAAAGCCAGAAATGACGCTAAAAACCATACTCCTAGCGCCATAGAAGTGCCGCAAGGGTGCTTTTATGAAGACATTCTCGCTTTAGAGGGCGATAAAGAAATAGGCGACAAGCTCAATAAAATCATCGCAGAAATTGCAGAGCGCAATGACTTAAAAGGCGTGATTGACAGCGTGGATTTTAACGATAACACGAAGCTTGGAGAGGGTAAAGCGATGATGGACACCCTTTCTAATCTGGTTAAAATCTTTGCTGATTTGAGTTTAGGCGCGCATGGGGCTTTAGACGATGATTTATTGGGCGACGCTTACGAATATTTAATGCGCCATTTTGCTAGCGAATCCGGTAAATCCAAAGGGCAGTTTTACACCCCTAGCGAAGTTTCGCTTTTATTATCCCTTTTGCTTAGCATTGATGGAAACACCAGACCGGATAAAAGCATCTATGACCCCACTTGCGGGAGCGGTTCGTTATTACTAAAAGCTTCTAGCTTGGCTAGCGAAAAGGGCTTAAGTATCTATGGTCAAGAAAAAGACATTTCCACAACAGCCCTTTGTAGAATGAATATGATTTTACACAATAACGCTACTGCTGATATTGCTAAAGGGGGTTTTAGCACCCTTTCTAACCCCCTTTTTATTAAAAATGGCATGCTGAAAACCTTTGATTATGTCGTGGCTAACCCTCCCTTTAGCTTGAAAAACTGGACTGATGGGCTAAGCATAGACCCTAAAAGCAAGCAAGTCATTAATGATAGATTCAATCGTTTTGAAGACGGCACGCCCCCTGAAAAAAAACGGCGATTTTGCTTTTTTGCTCCATATCATCAAATCCTTAAAAGACACAGGCAAAGGGGCAGTGATTTTACCCCATGGGGTGCTATTTAGGGGGAATGCTGAGAGTGCAATCAGAAAAAATCTTTTAACAAAAGGCTATATTAAAGGCGTGATAGGCCTAGCCCCTAATCTTTTTTATGGCACTTCCATTCCTGCATGCGTGATTGTTTTAGACAAAGAAAACGCGCACACCAGAAAGGGCGTTTTTGTGATAGATGCGAGCAAGGATTTTAAAAAAGACGGCAATAAAAACCGCTTGAGAGAGCAAGATGTCCAAAAAATGATAGACACTTTTAACGCTTTAAAAGAAATCCCTTATTATTCCAAAATGGTAAGCCTAGAAGAAATCAGCGCTAACGACTATAACTTGAATATCCCACGCTACATTGCCGCCAAATTAGAATCCGAAAAAGACTTGTTCGCTTTAATCAACAGCCACAAAGCCAAGTTTTTGCCAAAAAACGAAATTGAAAGCCTCGCCCCTTATTTTAAAGTGTTTAAAGAACTTAAAAACACGCTTTTTAAAAAGAGCGATAAAGAGGGTTATTACGCTTTACAAACAGAATGCAAAAACTTTAAAGATCTAATCACAAAAAGATTAGAATACCAAACCTTCCACACTTCTGTTTTAAACGCTTTTGACCGATTGGATTTATTGACAACTTTTGACAATTTAAAGCCAGGTTTTAACCCAAAAACCCTAATAGAGAGCGTTTGTCAAAAAGTCTTAAAAGAATTTGAAAAGGTAGAGATTTTAGACAAATACGGCGTGTATCAGCTCTTTAAAGATTACTACAATCAAGTTTTGCAAGACGATTGGTTCCTTCTTTCATTCAATGATTTTATAAGCGCTAAAGAATTGAGGAAATTAAACCCCCTAAAAGACAAAAACAAAAGAGCCAACTATTTAGAAGAGCCGGATTTTGTCATCCAAAAAACCTATTATAAAAGCGATCTGATCCCTAAAAACCTGATCAAACAACGCTTTTTTGAAAAAGAAGCCAA
This region of Helicobacter pylori genomic DNA includes:
- a CDS encoding M48 family metallopeptidase, producing the protein MKAYCLTLNDTDIAIEKKDIKHLHISVCPPDGSVHVSCPLALSDEGLRLSLIKRLPWIKEQQQNFLNQNRQSQRGMLERESHYLFGKRYLLKMEHTTQKHFVLKSPKYLILHASQKTSLKNRLKVLEDYYRQVLREKIQTYINQYEKILNESIQSFKIQKMKRIWGSCNMAKRTLLFNLELAKAPSEGIEYVVVHELLRLKAHHHNEYFRDLLSLYLPNWQRAKASLKETYLERS